A genomic stretch from Euwallacea fornicatus isolate EFF26 chromosome 28, ASM4011564v1, whole genome shotgun sequence includes:
- the Myo10A gene encoding unconventional myosin-XV isoform X1: protein MDWNAGDLIWFDPGLGHSIPGEVLECHRSANVITVQAVINGKAQTFALQDGEGQVRRRQDLGNEGVEDMIQLTDLHEAALLWNLKLRYDRNLIYTYAGSILVAVNPYRMFDGCYGIESAQKYRGKIIGELPPHLFASAASAYAALPSPQVVVISGESGSGKTESTKLVMQYLAAVAPSAPRGQALVTEQILEATPLLEAFGNARTVRNDNSSRFGKYLEVYFRNGAIIGAKITQYLLEKSRIVTQAPGERNYHVFYELLGGLSSTEKQKYGLVDPDKCFYLNQGGSDCSPGHSGSGADWKALTRAMQVLGVSESEQEGIVKVLASVLHLGNVYFHRRQLRHGQEGVEVGSDVEIKWAAHLLQISANGLQRALTSRITEARAERVFSPLSIDQALDARDAFAKALYAALFNWLVTRVNSIIQRGHLHDAARISLLDIFGFENLNENSFEQLCINFASESLQSYFNKHVFKLEQQEYAKERLEWTNLSWIDNTPVIQLLGKKPVGIFHLLDDESNFPKASDASFLEKCHYNHALNEHYCRPRVGGKEFGIRHFAGQVWYSVDGFLDKNRDILRPEVIELLTSSKEPLVNAIAKPLSNQSQSRTLPKGANGRFVTMKPRTPTVAARFSDSLQQLLENMSKCNPWFVRCVKPNNDKMPMRFDMPVVMEQLRYSGMMDTIKIRQSGYPIRMKFHQFIDRYRYLLTRIPRGAPYRDLCRAILEQMPHSGTEGPDYQLGATRVFLRESLERQLELRRGESLKGAAVVIQKNIRGYLARRRYRRLRKSAVTIQKHWKGYKQRTDYDKVKKGIVKVQALYRGRKERKLFGRRKAEFKRRVEAEKVAQERAKQRAVREAQLQAQAQKANAKAAAKADNKTAVNHLEIPAELAFIFSKLEGYTPVHTERNLVKVLGGVTGNPPPLNLPHDLNQFEFSKFSSVYFKDADLHYKKDPITTPFLSKAAARDQDFQDAVALFKLILRWSNDSQLNGARERALADYMVFKGLNSRGLRDELLVQLCNQTWMNENSERVWQLMGHCLSSFQPSPPLSKYLLKFITDHAPVSMKETLQRKMTRSLQRAPHSRNMPPSLLEWKSIRQKANCALPLSLPDATVVSVNADSWTTCEEAASLAMSSQGITPEGWTVIMDDSGIVYEGNGLDYVFDLVSELELCPAFPVQKSTLLKMGNKRNLPIELDHHTTSPQRPQVPPPEPPINVSRKISREPPREIVRSSPPAIMINNSRQSSRKSSREIQQTESRYSPSSRVSPVVASPVRKASHEALSRSSALNDRYFDQEKVRSRSLDNLLGEPEPNPLVELGLSQTSKLNERYHSVEQLAPIKPVVMTHQNYMSKQEIDFEYPDIGSVSTSHRDRGGPRYIKSQYAGKKVPPTGSQSSRAYIEKSESGVRSSAMSDTSEAPSLASHVRRVRVPSQASDVDQFLDELFSPVLDGNLDELSDARSLAASIKGGGKGIILPEGDSDYIEGLDEFLAEVLGNVEDDKLDVLSDASQMILKIKGGGHRDRSSSQISEGSSVLDQEVEHITTTPQPPGSTTNSNVDDYISDLFRPIFINDSIKTLTEKHNLVESIKGGGSTQSGASSSSFNYPSIPVVSPAPLMMPLLSPSQEGFVPVFNVPQVGQNGNELAAYQQNLQRAFLQSAMAQNIQIQQQLLAQNQALQQLLTQNVSGNDVNVKVTETIQTTVKAQVHQMPQNRKTSNAVRKSSSPSIGSSDYKSRKSSESSQSGIITRNSIPAPPPMPPPIDECDPSETRPFMDPYGRAKTVRIGKWRWPPPKGDGNHENGEDFMHFKMRQKERKVTPNKESSLTITNGSVRTETSTEWDEIDFEPVVKDSGKLTRTNSKKAFEIGAARPSPGSIGKIKLSSEMKQRLERVTANHSVRSTSSSVKLDKPSRSVSKLEETRKLMLEQQLSGRWGDDSISGKSSPDSPQHNGSKSPTQQSWTSSNWKPGPPPPPIGPNSLPPAPSSPAPPPPVVRPNQPPPPIEPIRESFKSNRDFLNHPKQDHHQSSFMVQRQDRDTFGVHQNRVMHQNNSKRNSFSANWEVQSNITETHNDATSWAQEDSDKNDGRMSRDSWELAESTTITSIEPRDVGGRWDREERKFEKSRNHQIKDPSERPTFRTHQMNKSALEREKKHSVASTSITDKTDRQEVQEWPEFMRPIKTPPSKSPVHNRSVSEEAEDPRTPTSPNKVLPLGASAYVTYNRVSWLLRVRKEYFSPSEPLGPLNALHLIFCQIVGDVYGLTPCIRLTPSEKRAGVNMLSGYGVTAENYNNSHRANIKRNAIELARTWPLYFARLFPVSGAAQLSDVQLVAVSHWGVHLVKREQVHLQVIKSFSLSEIASCTAPRPTTVSLDGPQGRLSLHTPRAQQLSEMVSRFCGEFRKIQAKTPHRSRSPNLERPDIVASNMSPSRARGDSSPERRISRDELRDGARSPSSPVPPSGKYSLMQFAMQHYRQLVDLEHQKMEQSQQKTKNKSKEWTWKQQTDVIKWQGTPIDGSLLRLDDAEIAPLAIECFDCILRYCGDQPLTPEMSEVKCVYTVLMHCHKYAQLRDEVYCQLMKQTTSNKSESPESSQRAWRLLSIVAAYFACSDTLIPYLMEHLTSAANDRRRICHGTAAVCLTNLRKTQRCGGRKNVPSVEEVTAVSAGRSARRQIYRLPGGAERVVNTRCSTVVADVIQELCGLIGVTSDQEQQEFSLYCIVQGDAFTMPLAADEYILDVTTELHKAAQPFYLIFCRSVWYHPLKHDASPLYTEVLFNQVAPDYLEGLLLRLGNPNLPPSVVRDMALVAALLHRAADLAHTPSLKEVKFLLPKPVLGLREPRPPQWLALVQTSWGQAAGLSVSRAKHRVLQVLSSWPLFGSSFFAVKRVIGEPDHWQEHILALNRGGVHFLDMNTHETLHHWPFAEVISTRKVRSEDGALFLDMKCGNLLQQRVTRLQTEQAHEISRLVRQYINLEQEYSSRNK, encoded by the exons GCTCAAACTTTTGCCCTTCAAGATGGCGAAGGGCAGGTGAGGCGAAGACAAGACTTGGGAAATGAAGGAGTTGAGGACATGATCCAGCTTACAGACCTTCACGAAGCAGCTTTGCTCTGGAATTTAAAGCTGAG ATACGACCGCAATCTTATCTACACTTACGCAGGGAGCATCCTGGTAGCAGTGAACCCTTATCGCATGTTCGATGGGTGTTACGGAATAGAATCCGCCCAAAAGTACAGGGGAAAGATCATAGGGGAGTTGCCTCCTCATTTATTTGCTTCAGCAGCTTCTGCATATGCAGCCCTACCATCACCTCAA GTGGTGGTAATAAGTGGAGAAAGTGGTTCGGGCAAAACCGAATCTACCAAACTGGTAATGCAATACCTGGCTGCAGTGGCACCTTCAGCACCTCGAGGTCAAGCTTTGGTTACTGAACAAATACTCGAAGCAACCCCTTTGTTGGAGGCTTTCGGAAATGCAAGAACTGTACGCAACGACAACAGCTCcagatttggaaaatacctGGAAGTGTACTTTAGAAATGGAGCAATTATTG GCGCTAAAATTACTCAATACCTCCTGGAAAAATCCCGGATTGTAACCCAAGCACCTGGAGAACGCAACTATCACGTGTTCTATGAGCTTTTAGGAGGTTTAAGCAGCACCGAGAAGCAAAAGTACGGCTTGGTTGATCCAGATAAATGCTTCTATTTGAATCAAG GGGGTAGTGATTGTTCTCCGGGACACTCAGGTTCCGGAGCAGACTGGAAAGCTCTGACTAGGGCTATGCAGGTTTTAGGGGTGAGCGAGAGTGAGCAAGAGGGCATCGTTAAGGTTCTGGCTTCGGTTTTGCATCTTGGGAACGTATATTTCCACAGGAGGCAATTGAG GCACGGCCAAGAAGGCGTCGAAGTGGGCTCCGATGTAGAAATAAAGTGGGCCGCCCATCTCTTGCAAATCTCAGCGAATGGTTTGCAAAGAGCCCTCACTTCGCGCATCACCGAGGCCCGCGCAGAACGCGTTTTCTCTCCTTTGAGCATCGATCAAGCTCTGGATGCGCGAGACGCCTTCGCGAAAGCGCTGTACGCCGCCCTTTTCAACTG GTTGGTGACGAGAGTGAACTCAATCATCCAAAGGGGACACTTGCACGACGCTGCCAGAATATCCCTCTTGGATATTTTCGGATTTGAAAACTTGAATGAAAATTCCTTTGAGCAGCTGTGCATCAACTTCGCCTCTGAATCATTACAGTCCTACTTTAACAAGCACGTGTTTAAGTTGGAACAGCAGGAGTACGCCAAGGAGAGGTTGGAATGGACCAACTTGAGTTGGATCGATAACACTCCCGTAATTCAACTCTTGGGAAAGAAACCAGTGGGAATTTTCCATCTTTTAGATGACGAGAGCAACTTCCCCAAAGCCTCAGATGCTTCTTTTCTGGAGAAGTGTCACTATAATCACGCGCTGAATGAGCACTATTGCAGACCTAGAGTCGGGGGGAAAGAATTTGGG ATTCGTCATTTTGCGGGGCAAGTCTGGTATTCTGTAGATGGTTTTCTGGATAAAAATCGGGATATTTTGAGACcggaagtgatcgagcttctcACCTCTAGCAAAGAGCCATTGGTGAATGCTATTGCGAAGCCTTTGAGTAATCAATCGCAAAGCAGGACTCTGCCCAAAGGAGCCAATG GACGTTTCGTTACCATGAAACCGCGGACACCCACCGTGGCAGCCCGCTTCAGCGACAGTCTCCAACAACTGCTGGAAAACATGTCCAAGTGCAACCCATGGTTCGTCCGTTGCGTCAAGCCCAACAACGACAAAATGCCTATGAGATTCGACATGCCCGTGGTCATGGAACAGCTTAGATATTCGGGGATGATGGACACCATCAAGATCAGACAATCCGGATACCCCATCAGGATGAAATTTCATCAGTTTATTGATCGATACAG GTACTTGCTGACCAGAATACCCAGAGGGGCACCGTATAGAGACCTGTGCAGGGCCATTTTAGAGCAAATGCCTCATAGTGGAACGG AAGGCCCAGATTACCAATTAGGAGCTACCAGGGTGTTCTTGAGGGAGAGTCTGGAGCGACAGCTCGAGCTCCGACGAGGAGAATCCCTCAAGGGCGCAGCGGTGGTAATACAGAAGAACATCAGAGGGTATTTGGCCAGGAGGCGCTATAGAAGACTCAGGAAGAGTGCTGTTACTATCCAAAAACACTGGAAGGGCTACAAGCAAAGAACTGACTACGACAAAGTCAAAAAAG GAATTGTCAAGGTGCAGGCTCTGTACAGAGGTCGTAAAGAGCGGAAGCTCTTTGGAAGACGTAAAGCAGAATTTAAGAGGCGCGTCGAGGCTGAGAAAGTGGCTCAGGAGCGCGCGAAACAACGCGCGGTTCGCGAAGCTCAACTTCAAGCTCAAGCTCAGAAAGCAAACGCTAAAGCTGCAGCTAAAGCTGACAACAAAACTGCGGTGAATCATTTAGAAATACCAGCCGAATTGGCATTTATTTTCTCCAAGTTGGAGGGTTATACCCCAGTTCATACCGAGAGGAACTTGGTTAAAGTTTTGGGAGGAGTGACCGGGAATCCCCCTCCTCTAAACCTCCCTCACGATTTGAACCAATTCGAATTCTCCAAGTTCTCTTCCGTTTATTTCAAAGACGCTGATTTGCACTATAAGAAAGACCCAATTACCACTCCATTCCTGTCCAAGGCCGCTGCCAGGGATCAAGATTTCCAAGACGCAGTTGCTCTATTTAAGCTCATATTGAGGTGGAGCAATGACTCTCAGTTGAACG GAGCCAGAGAACGTGCCTTGGCCGATTACATGGTGTTCAAAGGTTTGAATTCCAGAGGACTAAGAGACGAACTTTTAGTTCAGCTGTGCAATCAAACTTGGATGAACGAAAATTCTGAGAGGGTCTGGCAGCTCATGGGTCATTGTTTGAGCAGTTTTCAGCCGAGTCCTCCATTGAGCAA ATATCTGCTGAAATTTATCACTGACCACGCACCTGTCTCCATGAAGGAAACTCTTCAGAGAAAAATGACAAGGAGTTTGCAGAGGGCTCCTCATTCCAGGAATATGCCTCCGAGTTTGCTTGAATGGAAGAGCATTAGGCAAAAGGCTAATTGTGCCCTACCGTTGTCTCTTCCAGATGCAACTGTTGTCAGTGTAAATGCTGATTCATGGACCACCTGTGAAGAA GCGGCTTCACTTGCAATGTCCTCTCAAGGGATAACCCCCGAGGGCTGGACCGTCATAATGGACGACTCCGGCATAGTATATGAAGGAAACGGTCTGGACTACGTCTTTGACTTGGTGTCCGAACTGGAGCTGTGCCCAGCATTCCCAGTGCAAAAGTCTACCCTTCTCAAAATGGGCAATAAGCGCAACCTACCCATAGAATTAGACCATCACACAACCTCCCCTCAGAGACCTCAAGTTCCCCCTCCAGAACCTCCAATCAATGTATCCAGAAAAATATCTAGAGAGCCGCCTAGGGAAATCGTGAGGTCCTCCCCTCCAGCTATAATGATAAATAATTCGAGACAAAGCTCAAGGAAATCGTCCAGGGAGATCCAACAAACTGAGTCTCGATACAGTCCAAGCAGTAGAGTTTCTCCAGTGGTGGCTTCGCCTGTGAGAAAGGCATCCCATGAAGCTTTATCTAGATCATCAGCTCTAAATGATAGATACTTTGACCAAGAAAAAGTGCGTTCTAGAAGCCTGGACAATCTCTTAGGAGAACCAGAACCCAATCCCTTGGTGGAATTAGGGCTATcgcaaacatcgaagctcaaTGAAAGATATCATTCAGTGGAGCAGTTGGCACCAATCAAACCAGTAGTCATGACCCACCAAAACTACATGTCTAAACAAGAGATAGACTTTGAGTATCCTGATATTGGAAGTGTTAGTACTTCACATAGAGACCGAGGAGGTCCTAGGTACATAAAGTCCCAGTATGCCG GCAAGAAAGTACCCCCAACAGGGAGTCAATCCAGCAGAGCTtacattgaaaaatctgaGTCTGGAGTGCGCAGTTCCGCCATGTCAGACACCAGCGAGGCGCCGAGTTTGGCTTCACATGTGAGGAGAGTGAGGGTACCCTCTCAGGCTAGTGATGTTGACCAGTTTTTGGATGAATTGTTCAGTCCTGTTCTGGATGGAAATCTAGATGAGTTATCTGATGCTAGGTCATTGGCTGCCAGCATCAAAG GAGGAGGCAAAGGAATAATATTACCAGAAGGAGATTCAGATTATATTGAAGGACTGGATGAGTTTCTAGCTGAAGTGCTCGGGAACGTCGAAGACGACAAGTTGGATGTTTTGTCTGATGCTtctcaaatgattttgaagattaaaGGAGGAGGACACAGAGATCGCTCCAGTAGCCAAATCAGTGAG GGAAGTTCCGTGTTGGACCAAGAGGTAGAGCACATCACCACCACCCCTCAACCCCCAGGCTCAACTACAAACTCCAACGTAGACGACTACATCAGCGACTTATTCCGCCCCATTTTCATCAACGACAGCATTAAAACTTTAACCGAAAAGCACAACTTAGTAGAATCCATCAAAGGAGGAGGTTCCACTCAGAGTGGCGCTTCCTCTTCAAGCTTCAACTACCCCAGCATCCCTGTGGTCAGCCCTGCGCCCTTGATGATGCCCCTTTTAAGCCCCAGTCAAGAGGGATTTGTGCCTGTTTTCAACGTACCCCAAGTGGGACAAAACGGCAACGAATTGGCGGCTTATCAACAAAATTTGCAACGAGCGTTCCTGCAAAGTGCCATGGCTCAGAACATTCAGATTCAACAGCAGCTATTAGCTCAGAATCAAGCTCTACAGCAGCTACTGACTCAGAATGTGAGCGGAAATGATGTAAATGTGAAGGTGACTGAGACGATTCAGACCACTGTGAAAGCTCAAGTGCATCAGATGCCTCAAAATAGGAAAACTAGTAATGCCGTGAGGAAATCTAGTTCGCCAAGTATTGGATCATCTG ACTATAAGTCCAGAAAGAGTTCAGAGTCTAGCCAAAGCGGTATAATAACAAGAAACAGTATTCCGGCCCCACCCCCAATGCCGCCCCCCATAGACGAGTGCGATCCAAGCGAAACTAGGCCCTTCATGGACCCTTATGGAAGAGCCAAAACCGTTCGAATTGGAAAATGGCGTTGGCCTCCTCCTAAAGGGGACGGAAATCATGAAAACGGGGAGGACTTTATGCATTTTAAGATGAGACAAAAAGAAAGGAAAGTTACTCCTAATAAAGAGTCATCACTAACCATTACTAATGGGTCAGTAAGGACTGAAACTTCTACAGAGTGGGATGAAATTGACTTTGAGCCGGTTGTTAAGGATTCGGGGAAATTGACCAGGACGAATTCGAAGAAGGCTTTTGAAATTGGGGCTGCAAGGCCTTCACCAG GAAGCAttggaaaaatcaaattgagCAGCGAAATGAAACAACGACTAGAGAGAGTTACAGCGAATCATTCAGTGAGATCTACAAGCAGTAGTGTCAAACTCGATAAGCCTTCCAGGTCAGTCAGCAAATTGGAAGAAACCAGGAAACTGATGCTGGAGCAGCAGCTTTCTGGCAGATGGGGAGATGATAGTATTAGTGGAAAATCCAGTCCTGATTCCCCTCAACAT AATGGGAGCAAATCTCCAACCCAACAGAGCTGGACTAGCAGCAATTGGAAACCAGGCCCTCCACCACCCCCCATAGGCCCCAATTCCCTGCCACCAGCTCCATCAAGCCCTGCTCCCCCTCCCCCTGTCGTGCGGCCCAACCAACCTCCACCTCCCATAGAACCTATTAGAGAAAGCTTCAAAAGCAACAG GGATTTTCTGAATCACCCGAAACAGGACCATCATCAGTCCTCGTTCATGGTCCAAAGACAGGATCGAGACACTTTTGGGGTACACCAGAACCGGGTGATGCATCAGAACAATTCTAAACGTAACTCCTTTAGTGCCAACTGGGAGGTGCAGAGTAACATTACTGAGACCCATAATGATGCAACAAGTTGGGCCCAAGAAG ATAGTGATAAAAATGATGGTAGGATGTCCAGGGATAGCTGGGAATTGGCTGAATCGACTACCATCACTTCGATAGAGCCTCGAGATGTTGGCGGAAG GTGGGACAGAGAAGaacgtaaatttgaaaaatcccgAAACCATCAAATAAAAGATCCGTCTGAAAGGCCTACATTCAGAACGCACCAAATGAACAAGAGTGCTCTTGAAAGGGAGAAAAAACATTCAGTGGCGTCCACTTCCATTACCGACAAAACTGACCGTCAAGAAG TTCAAGAATGGCCAGAATTCATGAGACCAATCAAAACTCCACCATCAAAATCCCCAGTACACAATCGCTCAGTTTCTGAAGAGGCTGAAGATCCTCGCACTCCAACTTCCCCCAATAAAGTCCTCCCATTAGGAGCTTCAGCATATGTAACTTATAACAGGGTTTCCTGGCTTCTGAGAGTGCGAAAGGAGTATTTCTCCCCTTCAGAACCTTTAGGCCCTTTAAACGCCCTACATCTGATTTTCTGTCAAATTGTCGGGGATGTTTACGGTCTGACACCATGCATCAGACTGACTCCCAGCGAGAAGAGAGCAGGAGTGAACATGCTGTCAGGATATGGGGTGACTGCAGAGAACTACAACAACTCACATAGAGccaatattaaaagaaatgctATAGAGTTAGCCAGGACTTGGCCTCTGTATTTTGCTCGTCTCTTCCCAGTATCAGGGGCTGCGCAG ctGTCTGATGTCCAGTTAGTAGCAGTCTCTCATTGGGGAGTGCATTTAGTCAAAAGGGAGCAAGTGCATCTACAAGTGATCAAATCCTTCTCTTTGAGTGAAATTGCTTCGTGTACTGCTCCAAGGCCCACCACAGTCAGTTTAGATGGACCTCAGGGACGGCTCAGCCTCCACACTCCAAGGGCTCAGCAGCTTTCAGAGATGGTTAGCAGGTTTTGTGGGGAGTTTAGGAAG ATTCAGGCCAAGACACCGCATCGTAGCAGATCTCCGAATTTAGAGAGGCCGGATATAGTGGCCAGTAATATGAGTCCCAGCAGGGCGAGGGGAGATAGTTCTCCAGAAAGGCGCATTTCAAGGGATGAACTAAGAGATGGTGCCAGGTCTCCCAGTAGTCCGGTACCGCCCAGTGGCAAATATTCGTTAATGCAGTTTGCAATGCAGCATTACAGACAGTTAGTCGA CTTGGAGCACCAAAAAATGGAACAGTCCCAGCAGAAAACCAAAAACAAGTCTAAAGAATGGACATGGAAGCAGCAAACTGACGTGATTAAGTGGCAGGGAACCCCCATTGACGGATCCTTGCTGAGGCTAGATGATGCAGAAATCGCCCCCTTGGCAATTGAATGTTTTGACTGCATTCTGAGGTATTGTGGGGACCAGCCTCTCACCCCTGAAATGTCCGAAGTCAAGTGCGTTTACACGGTTTTAATG CACTGCCACAAGTATGCTCAGCTACGAGACGAAGTGTATTGTCAGCTGATGAAGCAAACTACCAGCAACAAGTCAGAATCCCCGGAATCTAGCCAAAG GGCTTGGAGGTTGCTGTCAATCGTGGCAGCCTACTTCGCATGTTCCGACACTCTGATTCCCTATTTGATGGAACACTTAACCAGCGCCGCTAATGACAGAAGGAGAATCTGTCATGGAACTGCTGCAGTATGTCTTACCAACTTGAGAAAAACTCAAAGATGTGGAGGTCGCAAGAATGTTCCGTCAGTTGAAGAAGTTACTGCAGTCAGTGCTG GTCGCAGTGCCAGAAGGCAAATCTACCGTCTACCTGGTGGTGCTGAGAGGGTAGTAAACACCAGGTGCAGTACTGTGGTGGCGGATGTGATCCAAGAGCTATGTGGTCTTATCGGTGTTACCAGCGATCAGGAGCAGCAGGAGTTCAGTCTGTATTGTATAGTGCAGGGAGATGCCTTCACCATGCCTTTGGCAGCTGATGAGTACATCCTGGATGTGACCACGGAGTTGCATAAGGCGGCACAgcctttttatttaatcttcTGCAGATCTGTTTG GTATCATCCCCTCAAACACGATGCTAGTCCCCTCTATACTGAAGTATTGTTCAACCAAGTGGCCCCTGACTATCTGGAAGGCTTGTTGCTTAGGCTGGGCAACCCCAACCTACCTCCCAGCGTTGTACGCGATATGGCCTTGGTTGCAGCCCTTCTTCACAGGGCCGCAGACTTGGCTCACACCCCTAGTCTGAAAGAAGTTAAATTCCTGTTACCGAAACCCGTCTTAGGACTCAGAGAACCGCGCCCTCCACAATGGCTAGCTTTGGTCCAGACTAGTTGGGGCCAAGCTGCCGGACTATCAGTTTCCAGGGCCAAACACCGAGTCCTGCAAGTACTCAGTAGCTGGCCCTTGTTTG GAAGTTCATTTTTCGCAGTAAAGAGAGTCATAGGCGAGCCAGATCACTGGCAAGAACACATTTTAGCATTAAATAGAGGAGGAGTGCACTTTTTGGACATGAACACCCATGAAACTCTGCATCATTGgccttttgccgaagttattagtaCCCGGAAAGTGCGTTCTGAGGACGGAGCCTTGTTTCTGGACATGAAATGTGGCAATTTGCTACAGCAAAGAGTGACCAGGTTGCAGACAGAGCAGGCACATGAGATTTCCCGTTTGGTCAGGCAATATATTAACTTGGAACAGGAATATAGCAGTAGGAATAAGTAG